One window of Halorarum salinum genomic DNA carries:
- a CDS encoding sugar phosphate isomerase/epimerase family protein, which translates to MTKLAFSTNAYTEFPLPEAIRRVARHGYAGVELLGDVPHAFFPWFDESDRNDALEALRETGLSVSNVNANTATGYYDDAPPSSFFDPSVITADADDRAWRVEYTKRAVDLAAATDAPAVCLATGRPLPGNPPERAREYLRESLGEILDYAEDAGVDVGIEYEPELLVECTDEVLALIDDVGRDSLGVNLDVGHAAVYGEDPAEAIRRCGGHVTGVHLEDIVGGRRGKHYHRIPGEGDLDFAAVFDALDDVGYDGFATLELYTYPDEPDRAAREAHEALSEYV; encoded by the coding sequence ATGACGAAACTGGCGTTCTCCACCAACGCGTACACCGAGTTCCCGCTCCCCGAGGCGATCCGCCGCGTCGCGCGCCACGGCTACGCCGGCGTCGAACTGCTCGGGGACGTGCCCCACGCCTTCTTCCCGTGGTTCGACGAGAGCGACCGGAACGACGCGCTGGAGGCGCTCCGCGAGACGGGCCTCTCCGTCTCGAACGTCAACGCGAACACGGCGACGGGCTACTACGACGACGCGCCGCCGTCGTCGTTCTTCGACCCGAGCGTGATCACCGCCGACGCGGACGACCGGGCGTGGCGCGTCGAGTACACGAAGCGCGCCGTCGACCTCGCGGCCGCGACCGACGCGCCGGCGGTCTGTCTCGCGACGGGACGCCCGCTCCCCGGGAACCCGCCCGAGCGGGCACGCGAGTACCTCCGGGAGTCGCTCGGCGAGATCCTCGACTACGCCGAGGACGCCGGCGTGGACGTCGGCATCGAGTACGAACCCGAACTGCTGGTCGAGTGCACCGACGAGGTGCTGGCGCTGATCGACGACGTGGGCCGCGACTCGCTGGGCGTCAACCTCGACGTCGGGCACGCGGCGGTGTACGGCGAGGATCCCGCCGAGGCGATCCGGCGCTGTGGCGGGCACGTCACGGGCGTCCACCTGGAGGACATCGTCGGCGGCCGCCGGGGGAAACACTACCACCGAATCCCCGGGGAGGGCGACCTCGACTTCGCGGCCGTCTTCGACGCGCTGGACGACGTCGGCTACGACGGGTTCGCCACCCTGGAGCTGTACACGTATCCCGACGAGCCGGACCGGGCGGCCCGGGAGGCCCACGAGGCGCTCTCCGAGTACGTCTGA
- a CDS encoding bacterio-opsin activator domain-containing protein: protein MSDRHGPSEPDTGGGDLRSDEPELEAALRGIVTALADQSTREGIERIVCEHLADLEGVEFAWIGAVDVPDDRVRLRAEAGVEAYLDDIEVDLGGELGGGPTGRAVSTGRIQVVDDVRSDREYGPWRERAAEYGFRSSAAVPVEHEGTLFGVLNVHFTRERGFTGRVRDSVTSLAELLGYAIAAVGWKRALLTNEVVEVEFRCRNVFDAYDLPPGDGTVRFERSIPAGGGTYIEYGSATPDMRATLEAVPNRLPRWDRMRVRDGEGDGLAFEAHRSTRPLSSIVAGWGAWLTDFVLEGGEFYLSARIPQGVAVRPIVEAVRERYPGIEFVSQRQVGESPPSTRSAERSAFEGLTQRQRTAIEAAYYAGFFEWPREATGEEVAESLEVSAPTFHQHVRKAERALLEHLLRDAPLSG from the coding sequence ATGTCCGACCGTCACGGACCGTCGGAACCCGACACCGGCGGTGGCGACCTCAGGAGCGACGAACCCGAACTCGAGGCGGCCCTGCGCGGAATCGTGACGGCGCTCGCGGACCAGTCGACGCGCGAGGGGATCGAGCGGATCGTCTGCGAGCACCTGGCCGACCTTGAGGGCGTCGAGTTCGCGTGGATCGGCGCCGTCGACGTCCCCGACGATCGGGTGCGCCTGCGGGCCGAGGCGGGCGTCGAGGCGTACCTCGACGACATCGAGGTCGATCTCGGCGGGGAACTGGGGGGCGGGCCGACCGGCCGGGCCGTGAGCACCGGCCGGATACAGGTCGTCGACGACGTCCGCTCCGACCGGGAGTACGGGCCGTGGCGCGAGCGGGCCGCCGAGTACGGCTTCCGGTCCTCGGCGGCCGTCCCCGTCGAACACGAGGGGACGCTGTTCGGCGTCCTGAACGTCCACTTCACCCGCGAACGCGGGTTCACGGGGCGCGTACGCGACTCCGTGACCTCGCTCGCGGAACTGCTCGGCTACGCCATCGCCGCGGTCGGGTGGAAGCGCGCGCTCCTCACGAACGAGGTCGTCGAGGTGGAGTTCCGCTGCCGGAACGTGTTCGACGCCTACGACCTGCCGCCGGGCGACGGCACCGTCCGCTTCGAGCGTTCGATCCCGGCCGGGGGCGGGACGTACATCGAGTACGGGAGCGCGACCCCGGACATGCGCGCCACGCTGGAGGCGGTCCCGAACCGGCTTCCCCGGTGGGACCGGATGCGCGTCAGGGACGGGGAGGGGGACGGCCTCGCGTTCGAGGCGCACCGTTCGACCCGACCGCTGAGTTCGATCGTCGCCGGTTGGGGTGCGTGGCTGACCGACTTCGTGCTCGAGGGCGGCGAGTTCTACCTGAGCGCCCGGATCCCCCAGGGCGTCGCGGTCAGGCCGATCGTCGAGGCCGTCCGGGAGCGGTACCCCGGGATCGAGTTCGTCTCACAGCGGCAGGTCGGCGAATCGCCGCCGTCCACCCGGTCGGCCGAGCGATCCGCCTTCGAGGGGCTGACGCAACGCCAGCGCACCGCCATCGAGGCGGCCTACTACGCGGGCTTCTTCGAGTGGCCGCGGGAGGCCACCGGCGAGGAGGTCGCGGAGTCGCTCGAGGTCTCCGCGCCCACCTTCCACCAGCACGTGCGCAAGGCCGAACGGGCGCTCCTCGAACACCTCCTTCGTGACGCTCCCCTCTCCGGTTGA
- a CDS encoding UbiA family prenyltransferase encodes MATARLTGSPADYAALVRVPNVFTAPPDVLAGAALAVAAGATGGPASGTLADVAAAAVASTFVYAAGTALNDYFDAPRDAVERPERPIPSGRVERSTAFGLGMASLAAGVLVALLAGVAAAVVAGLLVAVVLSYDGALKDGSAGPPTMGAARGLNVALGAAAVGVPGAASEFGAAGATPAVAGLPAPLVAAPVAVALYIAGVTAMAETETVGGDRRLVAVAATGAALAATAALLVAVAAGAPAARTGLAALLAAAFLVAVGRPLRRAYADPVPGTVGPAVGSCVLGLVVLDAAFAATAGVGWALVTLGFLVPAVGLSRVFDVT; translated from the coding sequence GTGGCGACGGCCCGGCTGACCGGTTCGCCCGCGGACTACGCGGCGCTGGTCCGGGTGCCGAACGTCTTCACCGCCCCGCCGGACGTGCTGGCCGGCGCGGCGCTGGCCGTCGCGGCGGGGGCGACCGGGGGACCCGCGTCGGGGACGCTCGCGGACGTCGCCGCGGCGGCCGTCGCCTCGACGTTCGTCTACGCCGCGGGGACGGCGCTCAACGACTACTTCGACGCGCCGCGGGACGCCGTCGAGCGCCCCGAGCGCCCCATCCCGTCCGGTCGGGTCGAGCGCTCCACGGCGTTCGGGCTCGGCATGGCCTCGCTAGCGGCCGGGGTGCTCGTCGCCCTGCTCGCGGGCGTCGCCGCGGCGGTCGTCGCGGGCCTGCTCGTCGCGGTCGTCCTGTCGTACGACGGCGCGCTGAAGGACGGGTCGGCCGGCCCGCCGACCATGGGCGCGGCGCGGGGGCTCAACGTCGCGCTGGGCGCGGCGGCGGTCGGGGTCCCCGGAGCCGCCTCGGAGTTCGGCGCGGCCGGCGCGACCCCAGCGGTCGCCGGCCTCCCGGCGCCGCTCGTCGCCGCTCCCGTCGCCGTCGCGCTGTACATCGCCGGCGTGACCGCGATGGCCGAGACGGAGACGGTCGGGGGGGATCGCCGACTCGTGGCGGTCGCCGCGACGGGTGCGGCGCTGGCGGCGACGGCCGCGCTCCTCGTCGCCGTCGCCGCCGGAGCCCCGGCCGCTCGAACCGGCCTCGCGGCGCTGCTCGCCGCCGCCTTCCTCGTGGCCGTCGGGCGGCCGCTGCGCCGGGCGTACGCCGACCCGGTTCCGGGGACCGTCGGCCCCGCGGTCGGGAGTTGCGTCCTGGGGCTGGTCGTCCTCGACGCCGCCTTCGCGGCGACCGCGGGGGTCGGCTGGGCGCTCGTGACGCTCGGCTTCCTGGTCCCGGCGGTGGGCCTCTCGCGGGTGTTCGACGTGACGTGA
- a CDS encoding TIGR03557 family F420-dependent LLM class oxidoreductase gives MTALGYSLIGEEHGPDELVETAARAEDVGFEFALVSDHFHPWLESQGHSPFVWSTIGGIARETTDLEVGTGVTCPLFRIHPAIVAQAAATVATMLPDRFFLGVGTGENLNEHVLGDRFPPHDVRLERLAEAVEVIRGLWTGEEYSHRGDGYTVENAKLYTVPDDPPPIHVAASGPGTASAAGEFGDGFIGTSPDPDLLAEFREAGSGDRPAYGQVTVCWDESTDEARRVAHERWRNAALPGELGQVLPTPAHFEQATELVEPDDVAESVVCGPDADDHVERIGAFVDAGYDHVSVHQVGPRQEECLEFYESEVLPSFG, from the coding sequence ATGACCGCGCTCGGCTACTCGCTGATCGGCGAGGAGCACGGCCCCGACGAACTCGTCGAGACGGCCGCGCGCGCCGAGGACGTCGGCTTCGAGTTCGCGCTCGTCTCGGACCACTTCCACCCGTGGCTCGAGAGCCAGGGGCACAGCCCGTTCGTCTGGAGCACGATCGGCGGCATCGCGCGCGAGACGACGGACCTGGAGGTCGGCACGGGGGTGACGTGCCCCCTGTTCCGGATCCACCCGGCCATCGTCGCGCAGGCGGCGGCGACGGTCGCGACGATGCTCCCGGACCGCTTCTTCCTCGGCGTCGGGACGGGCGAGAACCTGAACGAGCACGTGCTCGGCGACCGGTTCCCGCCGCACGACGTTCGGCTCGAGCGGCTGGCGGAGGCCGTCGAGGTCATCCGCGGGCTCTGGACGGGCGAGGAGTACTCCCACCGCGGCGACGGCTACACCGTCGAGAACGCGAAGCTGTACACGGTCCCCGACGACCCGCCGCCGATACACGTGGCCGCCTCCGGTCCGGGGACGGCGAGCGCCGCGGGCGAGTTCGGCGACGGCTTCATCGGCACGTCCCCGGACCCGGACCTGCTCGCGGAGTTCCGCGAGGCGGGATCGGGCGACCGCCCGGCGTACGGGCAGGTCACGGTCTGCTGGGACGAGTCGACGGACGAGGCGCGGCGGGTCGCACACGAGCGGTGGCGAAACGCCGCGCTCCCCGGCGAACTCGGGCAGGTACTCCCGACGCCCGCCCACTTCGAGCAGGCGACTGAACTGGTCGAACCGGACGACGTCGCCGAGTCGGTCGTCTGCGGCCCCGACGCGGACGACCACGTCGAACGGATCGGGGCGTTCGTCGACGCGGGGTACGATCACGTCTCGGTCCATCAGGTCGGACCTCGCCAGGAGGAGTGCCTGGAGTTCTACGAGTCGGAGGTGCTCCCCTCGTTCGGGTGA
- the fdhF gene encoding formate dehydrogenase subunit alpha encodes MTEEQEAVKTICPYCGVGCGIKVQPGAKPGDMRFVPWGDAPVNEGRICIKGGAATEVVDHEDRLTDPLVKEDGEFREASWGEAFDRVVGELERIREEHGPDAMGFFGSSKTMNEENYLLQKLARRYGTNNVDNCTRMCHASTVWALRTSLGAGAMTNSMADLEEAADVFWIQGANPGEQHPIANSQYFRQAVLEGATVIQVDPHANKTTRSFQIEETDRHMHLQLNPGTDIPLLNVVIKTVLENGWIDEEFVAERTEGFEHLEETLADFDREEAAEQCGVPLEDIELAAEKYAMANNAAIFTGMGMSQHTCGVDNVQNEINLALVTGNVGRPGTGVNPLRGQNNVQGTCDVGAMPNVLPGYQPVDDDEARKSVEAVWGFEVPPEPGLTNVEITRAAGDTVAGLYIMGENPVMSEPDGNRVEERLRELEFIVAQDIFMTETAKYADVILPATTWAERGGTVTNTDRRVQRMRPVRKVHGNTKHDLEIVSEVGTRLFGEGFDFEDPEDVFEELRQVCPSYHGMTYDLLGEEGIHWPCYEPGDEGDPYLYEESFDTESGLGHIEGVRHQPPRETPDEEYPMILTTARLEEHYNTGTMSRRSPTLNRQHPENFVDIHPNDAERYGVSDGEDVTIRSRRGEITVRANVTEAIKEGSIWTTPHFAAASANRLTNDVLDERAKIPEYKAAAAEIEVGVEPADPETPADD; translated from the coding sequence ATGACGGAAGAACAGGAGGCCGTCAAGACCATCTGCCCGTACTGTGGCGTGGGCTGTGGAATCAAGGTACAGCCCGGAGCGAAGCCCGGCGACATGCGCTTCGTGCCGTGGGGTGACGCCCCGGTCAACGAGGGCCGCATCTGCATCAAGGGCGGCGCGGCGACCGAGGTCGTCGACCACGAGGACCGGCTGACGGACCCGCTCGTCAAGGAGGACGGCGAGTTCCGCGAGGCGTCCTGGGGGGAGGCCTTCGATCGCGTCGTGGGGGAGCTAGAGCGCATCCGCGAGGAACACGGGCCGGACGCGATGGGCTTTTTCGGGTCCTCGAAGACGATGAACGAGGAGAACTACCTCCTCCAGAAGCTCGCCCGCCGGTACGGCACCAACAACGTCGACAACTGTACCAGGATGTGTCACGCCTCGACGGTCTGGGCCCTCCGGACCAGCCTCGGCGCGGGCGCGATGACCAACAGCATGGCGGATCTGGAGGAGGCCGCGGACGTCTTCTGGATCCAGGGTGCCAACCCCGGCGAGCAGCACCCCATCGCCAACAGCCAGTACTTCCGGCAGGCCGTCCTGGAGGGGGCGACCGTCATCCAGGTCGATCCGCACGCGAACAAGACCACGCGGTCGTTCCAGATCGAGGAGACCGACCGCCACATGCACCTCCAGTTGAACCCCGGGACCGACATCCCGCTGTTGAACGTCGTGATCAAGACGGTGCTGGAGAACGGCTGGATCGACGAGGAGTTCGTCGCCGAGCGCACCGAGGGGTTCGAGCACCTGGAGGAGACGCTCGCGGACTTCGACAGGGAGGAGGCCGCAGAGCAGTGCGGCGTTCCGCTAGAGGACATCGAGCTCGCGGCCGAGAAGTACGCCATGGCCAACAACGCGGCCATCTTCACGGGGATGGGGATGAGCCAGCACACCTGCGGAGTCGACAACGTCCAGAACGAGATCAACCTCGCGCTCGTCACCGGCAACGTCGGGCGGCCCGGCACCGGCGTGAACCCGCTGCGCGGCCAGAACAACGTCCAGGGAACCTGCGACGTCGGCGCAATGCCGAACGTTCTCCCCGGCTACCAGCCCGTCGACGACGACGAGGCCCGAAAGTCGGTCGAGGCCGTCTGGGGGTTCGAGGTGCCGCCCGAACCCGGCCTGACGAACGTCGAGATCACCCGCGCGGCAGGCGACACCGTCGCCGGACTGTACATCATGGGCGAGAACCCCGTGATGTCCGAACCCGACGGTAACCGGGTCGAGGAGCGCCTTCGGGAACTGGAGTTCATCGTCGCCCAGGACATCTTCATGACCGAGACGGCCAAGTACGCCGACGTCATCCTCCCGGCGACGACCTGGGCCGAGCGCGGCGGCACCGTCACGAACACCGACCGGCGGGTCCAGCGGATGCGGCCCGTCCGGAAGGTCCACGGGAACACGAAACACGACCTCGAGATCGTCTCGGAGGTCGGGACCCGACTGTTCGGCGAGGGGTTCGACTTCGAGGACCCCGAGGACGTCTTCGAGGAGCTACGGCAGGTCTGTCCGAGCTACCACGGGATGACCTACGACCTGCTGGGCGAGGAGGGGATCCACTGGCCGTGTTACGAGCCGGGGGACGAGGGCGACCCGTACCTCTACGAGGAGTCGTTCGACACCGAGAGCGGGCTCGGGCACATCGAGGGCGTGCGCCACCAGCCGCCCAGGGAGACGCCCGACGAGGAGTACCCGATGATCCTCACGACCGCGCGCCTGGAGGAGCACTACAACACCGGGACGATGAGCCGGCGCTCGCCGACGCTGAACCGGCAGCACCCGGAGAACTTCGTCGACATCCACCCCAACGACGCCGAACGCTACGGCGTCTCGGACGGCGAGGACGTCACGATCCGGTCGCGGCGCGGCGAGATCACGGTGCGCGCGAACGTCACCGAGGCAATCAAGGAGGGGTCGATCTGGACGACGCCCCACTTCGCCGCCGCCTCGGCCAACCGCCTGACGAACGACGTGCTCGACGAGCGGGCGAAGATCCCCGAGTACAAGGCCGCCGCCGCGGAGATAGAGGTCGGCGTCGAGCCGGCGGACCCCGAGACGCCTGCCGACGACTGA
- the otsB gene encoding trehalose-phosphatase, protein MSGESDRDPPPLLEEPFPALRDRVAGAPGLLVCLDFDGTLAPIVEDPAAAELSSGARDALVRLVDRPSVEVAVVSGRSLADLRERVDVPGVHLAGNHGLELDVVGGEECEAGGEEAGAADRTGAVDPEVEGIRPAVAAAVTELRSELADVPGSLVEDKGLTASVHYRRTPEEHVGTVEEAVTAAVAAADGLRLTRGKRVFELRPDVEGGKDRAVRLLRDRHPAYRTLFVGDDVTDEDAFDELRPTGVAVLVGDRADTAASVRVHDPEAVVRLLRWLAGVPVGGDEGAASG, encoded by the coding sequence ATGTCGGGGGAGTCGGACCGCGACCCCCCGCCGCTGCTCGAGGAGCCGTTCCCGGCGCTCCGCGACCGGGTAGCCGGCGCGCCGGGCCTGCTCGTCTGTCTCGACTTCGACGGGACGCTCGCGCCCATCGTGGAGGACCCGGCGGCCGCGGAGCTGTCCTCCGGGGCTCGCGACGCGCTCGTGCGGCTCGTCGACCGTCCCTCGGTCGAGGTCGCGGTCGTGAGCGGGCGGTCGCTCGCCGACCTCCGCGAGCGCGTCGACGTCCCCGGCGTCCACCTCGCCGGGAACCACGGGCTCGAACTCGACGTCGTGGGCGGGGAGGAGTGCGAGGCCGGAGGGGAGGAGGCCGGCGCGGCCGATCGAACGGGGGCGGTCGACCCGGAGGTGGAGGGGATCCGTCCGGCGGTCGCGGCGGCGGTCACGGAGCTCCGCTCGGAGCTGGCCGACGTCCCGGGCAGCCTCGTGGAGGACAAGGGGCTCACCGCGTCGGTCCACTACCGGCGAACGCCCGAGGAGCACGTCGGGACGGTCGAGGAGGCGGTGACGGCCGCCGTCGCGGCGGCCGACGGGCTCCGACTCACCCGGGGCAAGCGCGTGTTCGAGCTCCGGCCCGACGTCGAGGGCGGGAAGGACAGGGCGGTGCGTCTGCTCCGGGACCGACACCCGGCGTACCGCACGCTGTTCGTCGGCGACGACGTCACCGACGAGGACGCCTTCGACGAACTCCGGCCGACGGGGGTCGCGGTCCTCGTCGGCGACCGGGCCGACACGGCCGCCTCGGTTCGCGTCCACGATCCCGAAGCGGTCGTACGGCTCCTCCGCTGGCTCGCCGGCGTTCCGGTCGGCGGTGACGAAGGCGCCGCGTCGGGGTAG
- a CDS encoding alpha,alpha-trehalose-phosphate synthase (UDP-forming): protein MTANSESGSSDEQRPAEYGVGEDLVLVSNRQPYRHRYERDDGGDREEIAVDCPTGGLTAGLDPVMQRLDGTWVAWGDGDADFAVADEDDRVTVPPEDPEYTLQRVSLSESQVRGYYDGYANQALWPLCHTDTCRVRFEAEHWERYREVNERFADAVVDHAESGGTVWFQDYHFALAPRLVRAREPDAFLMQFYHIPWPAPDVFAICPQRSALLEGLLGNDLLGFHLPRYGARFMECVDEHLDGATVDWTGGEVHYDGGVTTVRAFPLGVDADEIRQHAEDDGVFWTRFRHAHGIDEDVTVALGVDRLDYTKGIPPRLEMLEHLFERRPDLRGEFTYVQKASETRERIPAYQELRAEVEDAVDRLNERYGTDDWQPVVYTTEMFDYPDLCSLYRHSDLGLVSPLRDGMNLVAKEYVAAQVEDDGVLLLSRLAGAYEELGEGAVELDPYDPVAGAEAIERALAMDEWERRSRMRALRHRVHDGDLAHWLDDVLETAGTVRETRREAP, encoded by the coding sequence ATGACAGCGAACTCGGAATCGGGGTCGTCCGACGAACAGCGACCGGCGGAGTACGGGGTGGGCGAGGACCTCGTCCTCGTCTCGAACCGGCAGCCCTACCGGCACCGGTACGAGCGCGACGACGGGGGGGACCGGGAGGAGATCGCCGTCGACTGTCCGACGGGGGGGCTCACCGCGGGGCTGGACCCGGTGATGCAGCGGCTCGACGGGACGTGGGTCGCGTGGGGGGACGGGGACGCCGACTTCGCGGTCGCGGACGAGGACGACCGCGTCACGGTCCCGCCCGAGGACCCCGAGTACACCCTCCAGCGCGTGTCGCTCTCGGAGTCGCAGGTCCGGGGCTACTACGACGGCTACGCGAACCAGGCGCTGTGGCCGCTCTGTCACACGGACACCTGCCGGGTGCGGTTCGAGGCGGAGCACTGGGAGCGCTACCGCGAGGTGAACGAGCGGTTCGCCGACGCCGTCGTCGACCACGCCGAGTCGGGGGGGACCGTCTGGTTTCAGGACTACCACTTCGCGCTCGCCCCGCGACTGGTGCGGGCCCGCGAACCCGACGCGTTCCTGATGCAGTTCTACCACATCCCCTGGCCCGCCCCGGACGTGTTCGCCATCTGCCCGCAGCGGTCGGCGCTCCTCGAGGGGCTGCTCGGCAACGACCTGTTGGGGTTCCACCTCCCGCGGTACGGCGCCCGGTTCATGGAGTGCGTGGACGAACACCTCGACGGCGCGACCGTCGACTGGACGGGCGGCGAGGTCCACTACGACGGCGGGGTCACGACGGTCCGCGCGTTCCCGCTCGGCGTCGACGCCGACGAGATCCGGCAGCACGCCGAGGACGACGGGGTGTTCTGGACCCGCTTCCGCCACGCTCACGGCATCGACGAGGACGTCACGGTCGCGCTCGGCGTCGACCGGCTCGACTACACGAAGGGGATTCCCCCGCGGCTGGAGATGCTCGAACACCTCTTCGAGCGCCGCCCCGACCTCCGGGGGGAGTTCACCTACGTCCAGAAGGCCAGCGAGACGCGCGAGCGGATCCCCGCCTACCAGGAGCTCCGGGCGGAGGTCGAGGACGCCGTCGACCGCCTCAACGAGCGGTACGGGACCGACGACTGGCAGCCGGTCGTGTACACGACCGAGATGTTCGACTACCCGGACCTCTGCTCGCTCTACCGGCACAGCGACCTGGGGCTCGTCAGCCCCCTGCGCGACGGGATGAACCTCGTCGCCAAGGAGTACGTCGCCGCCCAGGTCGAGGACGACGGCGTGCTCCTGCTCAGCCGCCTGGCAGGCGCCTACGAGGAGCTGGGCGAGGGCGCGGTCGAACTCGACCCGTACGACCCCGTCGCCGGGGCCGAGGCCATCGAGCGGGCGCTCGCGATGGACGAGTGGGAGCGCCGCTCCCGGATGCGGGCGCTCCGCCACCGGGTCCACGACGGGGACCTGGCCCACTGGCTCGACGACGTGTTGGAGACGGCCGGAACCGTCCGCGAGACGCGCCGCGAGGCCCCCTGA
- a CDS encoding PRC-barrel domain containing protein, whose translation MATDPTDSTDQRITEDDVGKPVEYGDDTVGRVVDIRHGTAYVDPDPGIVETISAKLGWADADGEEGAYPLQEEAIDRVTDDSIRLRTNL comes from the coding sequence ATGGCAACCGACCCAACCGATTCGACCGACCAGCGCATCACCGAGGACGACGTCGGAAAGCCGGTGGAGTACGGGGACGACACGGTCGGCCGTGTCGTGGACATCCGCCACGGAACGGCGTACGTCGATCCCGATCCGGGAATCGTCGAGACGATATCGGCGAAGCTCGGCTGGGCGGACGCGGACGGGGAGGAGGGGGCGTACCCGCTTCAGGAGGAGGCGATAGATCGGGTCACCGACGACTCGATCCGGCTACGGACCAACCTGTAG
- the fmdA gene encoding formamidase, which produces MPEVQFEVDTTKAPDEQPGANPFNRWHPEIESVVRAEPGDTVRLECLDWTGGQITDDDDPNEVRDVDLNQVHYLSGPVEVAGAEPGDLLKVTLLDIGPLNDRSEFGFTGIFSQQNGGGFLTDHFPDAAKAIWDLDGTYVSSRHVPDVYYEGKIHPGLIGTAPSRELLEEWVDREAKLIEQHDEDPSSIPNHPTGESQPPVANPPTPDGALPGEAEGDVADRIAEEGARTVPPREHGGNCDIKDLSLGSTIYFPVFVEGGKFGIGDIHASQGDGEITFCGAIEMAGYVDVKFELVEDGMEKHGISHPIFEPGHRGPDFSEYVVFEGYSVDEDGEQHYMDPHVAYRQACLEAIEYLKKFGYTGEQALMILGTVPVEGRHSGVVDIPNACSTLALPKDVFEFDVSPDELGGAEDRGQVPITDDPLG; this is translated from the coding sequence ATGCCAGAAGTGCAATTCGAGGTCGACACGACGAAAGCACCCGACGAACAGCCGGGGGCGAACCCGTTCAATCGATGGCACCCCGAGATCGAGTCCGTCGTTCGCGCCGAACCCGGCGACACGGTCCGTCTCGAATGTCTCGACTGGACCGGGGGACAGATCACCGACGACGACGATCCGAACGAGGTCCGCGACGTGGACCTCAATCAGGTCCACTATCTCAGCGGACCCGTCGAAGTCGCGGGCGCCGAACCCGGCGACCTGCTCAAGGTAACGCTGCTCGATATCGGACCGCTGAACGACCGTTCCGAGTTCGGGTTCACCGGTATCTTCTCCCAGCAGAACGGCGGCGGATTCCTGACCGACCACTTCCCGGACGCCGCCAAGGCGATCTGGGACCTCGACGGGACGTACGTCTCCTCCCGACACGTTCCGGACGTGTACTACGAGGGGAAGATACATCCCGGTCTGATCGGAACCGCGCCCTCCCGGGAACTGCTCGAGGAGTGGGTCGACCGGGAAGCGAAACTGATCGAGCAGCACGACGAGGACCCGTCGTCGATCCCGAACCACCCGACCGGCGAGTCCCAACCGCCGGTCGCGAATCCGCCCACGCCGGACGGGGCCCTGCCCGGGGAGGCGGAGGGGGACGTCGCCGACCGCATCGCGGAGGAGGGCGCCCGGACCGTCCCGCCGCGGGAACACGGCGGCAACTGCGACATCAAGGACCTCTCCCTCGGATCGACGATCTACTTCCCGGTGTTCGTCGAGGGCGGGAAGTTCGGCATCGGCGACATACACGCCTCGCAAGGCGACGGCGAGATCACCTTCTGTGGCGCCATCGAGATGGCCGGCTACGTCGACGTCAAGTTCGAACTCGTCGAGGACGGGATGGAGAAACACGGCATCAGCCACCCGATATTCGAACCGGGGCACCGCGGCCCGGACTTCTCGGAGTACGTCGTGTTCGAGGGCTACTCCGTCGACGAGGACGGGGAGCAGCACTACATGGATCCGCACGTCGCCTACCGCCAAGCCTGTCTCGAGGCCATCGAGTACCTGAAGAAGTTCGGCTACACGGGCGAACAGGCGCTGATGATCCTGGGAACGGTGCCGGTCGAGGGCAGACACAGCGGCGTCGTCGACATCCCCAACGCGTGCTCCACGCTCGCGCTCCCGAAGGACGTCTTCGAGTTCGACGTCAGTCCGGACGAACTCGGGGGGGCCGAGGATCGCGGGCAGGTCCCCATCACGGACGACCCGCTCGGGTGA
- a CDS encoding DUF7344 domain-containing protein: MTYTRTSRPSSSGRRGEPGPREVDEVFDLLRNARRRYLLAALSTEDELGFDELVDAVAERERVERGLPLADGRHEQIRLVLFHNHLPKLEDADVVRCDYGDGTVRAVDHPKWELLGRLQTAVEESSLAG, translated from the coding sequence ATGACGTACACCAGAACGTCACGGCCGAGTTCGTCCGGGCGGAGAGGGGAACCGGGACCGAGGGAGGTCGACGAGGTGTTCGACCTCCTCCGGAACGCACGGCGACGCTACCTGCTCGCCGCGCTGTCCACGGAGGACGAGCTCGGGTTCGACGAACTGGTGGACGCGGTCGCCGAGCGGGAGCGGGTCGAACGGGGGCTCCCCCTCGCGGACGGCCGGCACGAGCAGATCCGGCTCGTGCTGTTCCACAACCACCTGCCGAAGCTGGAGGACGCGGACGTCGTCCGGTGTGACTACGGCGACGGGACGGTCCGGGCCGTCGACCACCCGAAGTGGGAGCTGCTCGGGCGACTGCAGACGGCGGTCGAGGAGTCGTCCCTGGCCGGGTGA